The Neovison vison isolate M4711 chromosome 13, ASM_NN_V1, whole genome shotgun sequence genome includes a region encoding these proteins:
- the LOC122893606 gene encoding transcription initiation factor IIA subunit 2-like encodes MAYQLYRNTTLGNSLQESLDELIQSQQITPQLALQVLLQFDKAINSALAQRVRNRVNFRGSLNTYRFCDNVWTFVLNDVEFREVTELIKVDKVKIVACDGKNTGSNSTE; translated from the coding sequence ATGGCATATCAATTATACAGAAATACAACTTTGGGAAACAGTCTCCAGGAGAGCCTTGATGAGCTCATACAGTCTCAACAGATCACCCCCCAACTTGCCCTTCAAGTTCTACTTCAGTTTGATAAAGCTATAAATTCAGCATTGGCGCAGAGGGTCAGGAACAGAGTCAATTTCAGGGGCTCTCTAAATACATACAGATTCTGCGATAACGTGTGGACTTTTGTATTGAATGATGTTGAATTCAGAGAGGTGACAGAACTTATTAAAGTGGATAAAGTGAAAATTGTAGCCTGTGATGGTAAAAATACTGGCTCCAATTCTAcagaatga